The following proteins come from a genomic window of Aspergillus oryzae RIB40 DNA, chromosome 4:
- a CDS encoding uncharacterized protein (predicted protein), which yields MCVPSLTVSPSTFPCTATLVNVSRPPYDTFESHARYSSPRDFTRALYIPRHDSTTSHLPLYLHSAKLSYMDKPRGDDMNARVEYLVDASKKEEVMEIQVQRRSLNQSDDIKANA from the exons ATGTGTGTGCCATCGCTGACAGTGTCACCAAGCACCTTTCCATGCACCGCGACGCTGGTCAATGTCTCCAGACCACCATATGATACCTTTGAGAGTCACGCTCGCTACAGCTCACCCCGGGACTTCACGCGGGCACTATACATTCCTCGTCATGACTCAACAACTTCCCATCTCCCTCT CTATCTGCACTCGGCCAAATTGAGTTATATGGATAAGCCACGGGGTGACGACATGAACGCGCGGGTGGAATATTTGGTCGATGccagcaaaaaggaagaggttaTGGAGATACAAGTTCAGCGCAGAAGCTTGAATCAGAGCGACGACATCAAAGCCAATGCGTAG
- a CDS encoding uncharacterized protein (predicted protein) produces MNAAPTPPEAYPPRSDKLNADTQEMSNEVAEILRLPETETLLTHYDEFICPHQISEIGNESDNPYRSYILPLARKQIGLLYAVLGFSASHLGQLTGNQTMHEATAVEYRMKAIRALSEEIRRSQASTLLEDEQDAVLAIIQILLLHDIAESGISTHGIHITGAMSVCKRLLISEGLSGHRRRAVFFLGNLAWLDIIRAFAGPERLCFSQDIRELVACASESTFEMVNGCPREVFLIIGGILEKSKEHTLGWLTWDEYQIAMLVAKHKLYSWDSKEKMYPSTDPRWLAVAESFRFACILRILRLLDDLRPAKSPEIQECVARILDATATIPSDCPLIELLILPLFMAGADSLARHSQYYILSRFKEIERRSEIRNPVPRDLLEKVWAARAAQPPDDDKNVSWTSFKHKLVAISYYELNEMLLRCCLKRGDIVIFWWLCALYHSIQAFIPPRLVSNAGAVWTRTSSQILNLNCFSRIDLSSRNRCNIVNKLAITTASCSCPPLSGSNSTPSLKSVGSHTTMPT; encoded by the exons ATGAATGCGGCTCCGACACCCCCGGAAGCTTACCCGCCGCGCTCGGACAAACTCAATGCGGACACACAAGAGATGTCCAACGAAGTCGCAGAGATACTTAGACTGCCTGAAACTGAGACACTCCTCACTCATT ATGACGAGTTTATATGTCCACATCAGATCTCCGAGATTGGTAATGAGAGCGACAACCCGTATCGATCATATATTCTTCCCCTAGCCCGGAAGCAGATTGGTTTACTATACGCTGTACTTGGCTTTTCCGCCTCGCATCTTGGGCAGTTGACGGGGAACCAAACGATGCACGAAGCCACTGCAGTGGAATATCGCATGAAAGCTATACGTGCCCTCAGTGAAGAGATCCGTAGAAGTCAAGCATCAActttgctggaggatgagcAAGATGCTGTTCTTGCCATCATCCAGATTTTATTGCTTCATGAT ATAGCCGAATCCGGAATTTCGACTCATGGAATTCATATAACGGGAGCTATGTCCGTTTGCAAGCGGTTATTGATCTCCGAGGGACTAAGTGGCCACCGTCGGCGGGCTGTGTTCTTTCTGGGTAACCTCGCCTG GCTTGATATTATCCGCGCTTTTGCCGGTCCAGAACGCCTCTGCTTCTCTCAAGATATCCGAGAACTGGTTGCATGTGCAAGTGAAAGCACATTTGAGATGGTCAACGGATGTCCTCGGGAAGTGTTCCTGATTATTGGTGGTATTCTGGAAAAATCCAAAGAGCACACACTGGGGTGGCTTACGTGGGATGAATATCAGATCGCCATGCTTGTGGCCAAGCACAAGCTATACTCTTGGGATAGTAAAGAGAAGATGTATCCCAGTACTGACCCTCGTTGGCTGGCTGTGGCGGAGAGTTTCCGGTTTGCATGTATATTACGCATACTTCGCTTACTGGATGATCTCCGTCCGGCAAAAAGCCCAGAGATACAAGAATGTGTGGCTCGGATCTTAGATGCAACCGCCACCATACCTTCGGACTGTCCATTGATCGAACTGCTCATTTTGCCTCTCTTCATGGCTGGAGCAGACTCCCTTGCACGCCATTCACAGTATTACATTCTATCTCGATTCAAAGAGATTGAAAGGAGATCCGAAATTCGCAACCCAGTGCCTAGAGACCTTCTAGAGAAAGTATGGGCTGCTCGTGCTGCCCAACCACCTGACGATGATAAAAATGTCTCTTGGACAAGCTTT AAACATAAATTAGTTGCTATATCATATTATGAATTAAACGAAATGCTATTACGATGTTGCCTAAAGCGAGGAGACATTGTAATCTTCTGGTGGTTATGCGCGCTTTACCACAGTATACAAGCCTTCATACCCCCCCGCCTTGTGTCTAATGCAGGCGCAGTTTGGACACGAACCTCCTCGCAAATCTTGAACTTGAACTGTTTCT CGCGCATCGATTTATCTTCACGCAACCGGTGCAACATCGTCAATAAGCTCGCTATTACAACGGCTTCCTGCTCCTGCCCACCGCTTTCAGGGAGCAACAGCACTCCTTCGCTGAAGTCTGTAGGTAGCCACACCACAATGCCAACATGA